The Primulina eburnea isolate SZY01 chromosome 8, ASM2296580v1, whole genome shotgun sequence genome contains a region encoding:
- the LOC140838652 gene encoding primase homolog protein isoform X2: MPSLLTSLPPPPPFHPTKTSSNLPSFSISAFSTKPVSINSSHNNGFPYLSHVRTSKTTAEMDEAEEEGAVFTKLRQKMDSRGVKIDSCTPGLYDLLVCPKCNGGQSMQRSLSFHVGQNWSYAMWRCFDTRCGWAGQVVTNSRKPFPVGNLHGQINSNSPSTRESLRLEVLGEELVDYFAGRMISKETLQRNKVMQVSGEKDRGTEKMLYGLDDITEADEIIIVEGEIDKLSIEEAGYYNCASVPGGAPQTVSMKELPSVDKDVSFQYLWNCKDYLDKASRIILATDGDIPGRALAEELSRRLGRERCWQVNWPEKDELTSFKDANEVLKNLGAAALRDAINGAKPYESHDFS; this comes from the exons ATGCCTTCTCTTCTCACTTCACTGCCACCGCCACCTCCTTTTCACCCGACCAAAACTTCGTCAAATCTACCATCTTTTAGTATATCGGCCTTTTCTACAAAGCCCGTCTCCATAAATTCGAGTCACAATAATGGGTTCCCGTATTTGTCTCACGTTCGGACTTCAAAGACAACAG CTGAAATGGATGAGGCAGAGGAAGAGGGGGCTGTCTTCACCAAACTGAGGCAGAAAATGGACTCCCGTGGAGTAAAAATTGATTCTTGTACACCTGGTCTCTATGATCTTCTTGTTTGTCCCAAG TGCAACGGTGGACAATCTATGCAGAGAAGTCTGTCATTTCATGTTGGCCAAAATTG GAGTTATGCAATGTGGAGATGTTTTGATACACGATGTGGATGGGCAGGCCAG GTAGTTACAAACAGTAGAAAGCCTTTTCCGGTTGGCAATCTTCATGGACAAATCAATTCCAATTCCCCATCGACAAGGGAAAGTCTAAGGCTAGAGGTGTTGGGTGAAGAG CTGGTAGATTACTTTGCTGGAAGAATGATATCCAAGGAAACATTGCAGAGAAATAAAgtgatgcaagtttctggtgAAAAG GACAGAGGTACTGAAAAAATGTTATATGGACTGGATGACATTACAGAAGCAGATGAGATTATCATT GTTGAAGGTGAGATAGATAAGCTGTCAATAGAAGAAGCTGGTTATTACAATTGTGCAAGTGTTCCTGGAGGAGCACCACAAACTGTTTCAATGAAGGAACTACCATCAGTGGACAAG GACGTGAGCTTTCAGTATCTATGGAACTGCAAAGACTATCTGGACAAG GCGTCTCGAATAATCCTGGCAACTGATGGTGATATACCAGGCCGAGCTTTAGCTGAGGAGCTTTCTCGCCGCCTTGGAAGAGAGAG GTGTTGGCAAGTAAATTGGCCGGAAAAGGATGAGTTGACCTCTTTCAAAGATGCAAATGAG GTTCTCAAGAATTTGGGCGCAGCTGCACTTAGAGATGCCATTAACGGAGCTAAACCATATGAATCACATGATTTCAGTTGA
- the LOC140838920 gene encoding uncharacterized protein, whose translation MREMWKEIQMLRQQLGSRAPAPKRGIPFSLAILEEGLPPNFRQSNVGEYDGHTDPEEHLGRFENAALLHQYSDGVRYRVFLGTLVRSAQQWFNTLQPNSIQSFEDFATAFLRRFASSKRHQKNYLSLFVMKQQDAEILREFVQRFNSAALEIPAATPDIMISAFTQGLRGGEFFKSLVKKPLERYDELLSRAEKYVNLEDAQPHKRMEQRPGGSRVEGAERGSRKRHAGEREDDKARDKRQFSSHVPLNRSRDKVMEVREPEERWEKSRRAKSSARLPSRDRREGSASGSRPRSLPSPRRGQGPPWINQRVGKQRDEGRGQGVPQELVEPRRGMNEDNHPTRGMIHMISGDATDGDFGRARKAHGRRLENFELSRGADLPQDHVISFGPDDLRGIVAPHNDALVVTATVANYDVARIFIDNGSSMNVLFKSTLDQMKM comes from the coding sequence ATGAGAGAAATGTGGAAAGAAATACAAATGTTGAGGCAGCAGTTGGGAAGCAGAGCACCGGCACCCAAGAGAGGAATTCCCTTTTCACTAGCCATTTTAGAAGAAGGACTTCCTCCAAATTTTCGACAGTCGAATGTTGGagagtacgatggacatactgACCCCGAAGAACACTTGGGGAGATTTGAGAATGCGGCCCTATTACATCAATATTCAGATGGAGTCAGATACAGGGTGTTTCTGGGCACGTTGGTGAGGTCTGCCCAACAATGGTTTAATACCCTGCAGCCTAACTCCATACAGTCTTTTGAGGATTTTGCTACGGCTTTCTTGCGCCGATTCGCCAGCAGCAAGAGGCATCAAAAAAATTATCTGAGCCTGTTTGTGATGAAGCAGCAGGATGCGGAAATTTTGCGAGAATTTGTCCAGCGCTTCAACAGTGCAGCACTGGAGATACCGGCGGCTACCCCTGACATAATGATAAGTGCCTTTACACAAGGACTGAGAGGAGGGGAGTTTTTCAAGTCGCTGGTCAAGAAACCTCTGgagagatatgatgagctgttATCTCGGGcggaaaaatatgtaaatctcGAAGATGCCCAGCCGCATAAGAGGATGGAGCAGCGACCTGGGGGAAGTAGAGTTGAGGGAGCGGAAAGAGGAAGTAGGAAGAGACACGCGGGCGAGAGAGAGGATGATAAGGCTAGGGACAAAAGACAATTCTCATCACATGTTCCTCTTAACAGGAGTCGTGACAAGGTGATGGAGGTGAGGGAGCCCGAGGAAAGGTGGGAGAAGTCGCGAAGGGCTAAGAGCAGTGCTAGGTTGCCTTCGCGGGACAGACGAGAAGGATCTGCATCTGGGAGTCGACCGAGGTCTCTCCCGTCCCCTAGGCGTGGTCAAGGCCCTCCATGGATAAATCAGAGGGTcgggaagcagagagatgaagGTCGAGGTCAAGGTGTTCCTCAGGAACTCGTCGAACCGAGGAGAGGAATGAATGAGGATAACCACCCTacgagaggaatgattcatatgatctcgggggATGCTACTGATGGAGACTTTGGGCGAGCTCGGAAGGCACATGGGAGAAGGTTGGAGAACTTTGAGTTATCTAGGGGTGCAGACCTACCCCAGGATCATGTCATCAGTTTTGGACCGGATGACCTCCGAGGCATTGTGGCTCCTcataacgatgccttggtggtAACGGCCACCGTTGCCAATTATGATGTGGCGAGaatatttattgataatggaagctcCATGAACGTCTTGTTCAAGAGCACGTTGGATCAAATGAAGATGTGA
- the LOC140838652 gene encoding primase homolog protein isoform X3, with protein MIFLFVPSATVDNLCREVCHFMLAKIGTLPSKFFEVVTNSRKPFPVGNLHGQINSNSPSTRESLRLEVLGEELVDYFAGRMISKETLQRNKVMQVSGEKKIIAFTYRQNGLLVGCKYRTIEKKFWQDRGTEKMLYGLDDITEADEIIIVEGEIDKLSIEEAGYYNCASVPGGAPQTVSMKELPSVDKDVSFQYLWNCKDYLDKASRIILATDGDIPGRALAEELSRRLGRERCWQVNWPEKDELTSFKDANEVLKNLGAAALRDAINGAKPYESHDFS; from the exons ATGATCTTCTTGTTTGTCCCAAG TGCAACGGTGGACAATCTATGCAGAGAAGTCTGTCATTTCATGTTGGCCAAAATTGGTACATTGCCTTCTAAATTTTTCGAG GTAGTTACAAACAGTAGAAAGCCTTTTCCGGTTGGCAATCTTCATGGACAAATCAATTCCAATTCCCCATCGACAAGGGAAAGTCTAAGGCTAGAGGTGTTGGGTGAAGAG CTGGTAGATTACTTTGCTGGAAGAATGATATCCAAGGAAACATTGCAGAGAAATAAAgtgatgcaagtttctggtgAAAAG AAAATCATTGCCTTTACTTATAGACAAAATGGGCTACTTGTTGGCTGCAAGTACCGAACAATAGAGAAAAAGTTTTGGCAG GACAGAGGTACTGAAAAAATGTTATATGGACTGGATGACATTACAGAAGCAGATGAGATTATCATT GTTGAAGGTGAGATAGATAAGCTGTCAATAGAAGAAGCTGGTTATTACAATTGTGCAAGTGTTCCTGGAGGAGCACCACAAACTGTTTCAATGAAGGAACTACCATCAGTGGACAAG GACGTGAGCTTTCAGTATCTATGGAACTGCAAAGACTATCTGGACAAG GCGTCTCGAATAATCCTGGCAACTGATGGTGATATACCAGGCCGAGCTTTAGCTGAGGAGCTTTCTCGCCGCCTTGGAAGAGAGAG GTGTTGGCAAGTAAATTGGCCGGAAAAGGATGAGTTGACCTCTTTCAAAGATGCAAATGAG GTTCTCAAGAATTTGGGCGCAGCTGCACTTAGAGATGCCATTAACGGAGCTAAACCATATGAATCACATGATTTCAGTTGA
- the LOC140838652 gene encoding primase homolog protein isoform X1 has product MPSLLTSLPPPPPFHPTKTSSNLPSFSISAFSTKPVSINSSHNNGFPYLSHVRTSKTTAEMDEAEEEGAVFTKLRQKMDSRGVKIDSCTPGLYDLLVCPKCNGGQSMQRSLSFHVGQNWSYAMWRCFDTRCGWAGQVVTNSRKPFPVGNLHGQINSNSPSTRESLRLEVLGEELVDYFAGRMISKETLQRNKVMQVSGEKKIIAFTYRQNGLLVGCKYRTIEKKFWQDRGTEKMLYGLDDITEADEIIIVEGEIDKLSIEEAGYYNCASVPGGAPQTVSMKELPSVDKDVSFQYLWNCKDYLDKASRIILATDGDIPGRALAEELSRRLGRERCWQVNWPEKDELTSFKDANEVLKNLGAAALRDAINGAKPYESHDFS; this is encoded by the exons ATGCCTTCTCTTCTCACTTCACTGCCACCGCCACCTCCTTTTCACCCGACCAAAACTTCGTCAAATCTACCATCTTTTAGTATATCGGCCTTTTCTACAAAGCCCGTCTCCATAAATTCGAGTCACAATAATGGGTTCCCGTATTTGTCTCACGTTCGGACTTCAAAGACAACAG CTGAAATGGATGAGGCAGAGGAAGAGGGGGCTGTCTTCACCAAACTGAGGCAGAAAATGGACTCCCGTGGAGTAAAAATTGATTCTTGTACACCTGGTCTCTATGATCTTCTTGTTTGTCCCAAG TGCAACGGTGGACAATCTATGCAGAGAAGTCTGTCATTTCATGTTGGCCAAAATTG GAGTTATGCAATGTGGAGATGTTTTGATACACGATGTGGATGGGCAGGCCAG GTAGTTACAAACAGTAGAAAGCCTTTTCCGGTTGGCAATCTTCATGGACAAATCAATTCCAATTCCCCATCGACAAGGGAAAGTCTAAGGCTAGAGGTGTTGGGTGAAGAG CTGGTAGATTACTTTGCTGGAAGAATGATATCCAAGGAAACATTGCAGAGAAATAAAgtgatgcaagtttctggtgAAAAG AAAATCATTGCCTTTACTTATAGACAAAATGGGCTACTTGTTGGCTGCAAGTACCGAACAATAGAGAAAAAGTTTTGGCAG GACAGAGGTACTGAAAAAATGTTATATGGACTGGATGACATTACAGAAGCAGATGAGATTATCATT GTTGAAGGTGAGATAGATAAGCTGTCAATAGAAGAAGCTGGTTATTACAATTGTGCAAGTGTTCCTGGAGGAGCACCACAAACTGTTTCAATGAAGGAACTACCATCAGTGGACAAG GACGTGAGCTTTCAGTATCTATGGAACTGCAAAGACTATCTGGACAAG GCGTCTCGAATAATCCTGGCAACTGATGGTGATATACCAGGCCGAGCTTTAGCTGAGGAGCTTTCTCGCCGCCTTGGAAGAGAGAG GTGTTGGCAAGTAAATTGGCCGGAAAAGGATGAGTTGACCTCTTTCAAAGATGCAAATGAG GTTCTCAAGAATTTGGGCGCAGCTGCACTTAGAGATGCCATTAACGGAGCTAAACCATATGAATCACATGATTTCAGTTGA
- the LOC140838654 gene encoding condensin-2 complex subunit H2-like, with protein sequence MNSEFDNPESSSAKFLQTLQPLRDLESNWSVDLAKSLEDYLLKICSGEISGNEDSLSSVNFAEAALVLQGSAQVYGRKVEYLYSLVLHALEFISQKSQEDQSASTSTQKEETASHPAKDEEDYPFWGLDDIPVETKILLDSSVSRDLSPSLFVRPPANLVVLEGDCLDGVGDDGELEAYLLATNDLYRDFILLDYCDAVTVDNFLDCKSGKGLHNFYGGSYLTSKGRKSFQSPSRRSAGTGQKLSVGKKQDFNQSLCADHGFQSNDDQKGSTAYHFPGDDGIRDGYSGSEDLFDSDNDVDPWKHLDPHEPGNLIVKPYRKVKMNRRLGVGSRKHLSVATEFPLAKLHGPIGPELAEIWEAKFHASEMHGESQPSSLYEKLRQSLVIGDKKKDNSSYDPEDLNEDIGYDSGDPDSGPPDIGISDSVFNNKDFPSQQEKHDFGGHHFGMENEYDGADAHTSLEDLCRTHLDSLLASLSESEKQTELASRVSTWKQRIEKNLEEQDARPPFDIHKYGERILDKLSMEQDHSSTSSFGDIVGGQEKHDVARTFSALLQLVNNGDVDLVKCNTKGSSTCYSDVNSFHVRRLRNERKSGVKLQSSKRRAKTALTKRRAKIISEEEKENQVGKSGGVKCTPEGKKSGVKLQSSKRRAKTPLTKRRAKITSEEEKENQVGKSGGVKCTPEGKKRRKSGIMSMHFAG encoded by the exons ATGAATAGCGAATTTGACAACCCTGAATCTTCATCTGCGAAGTTTCTCCAAACATTACAGCCTcttcgagatctcgaatcaaattgGAGCGTGGATTTAGCCAAGAGTTTGGAAGATTATCTGCTGAAAATTTGCTCTGGTGAGATTTCGGGCAACGAGGATTCCCTAAGCTCTGTAAATTTTGCTGAAG CTGCTTTGGTTCTTCAGGGATCGGCGCAGGTTTATGGTAGGAAGGTGGAGTATCTGTATTCCCTGGTTCTGCATGCTTTGGAGTTTATTTCCCAGAAAAG TCAAGAAGATCAATCTGCGAGCACATCCACTCAAAAGGAAGAAACTGCTTCCCATCCTGCAAAAGATGAAGAAGATTATCCATTCTGGGGTTTAGATGATATCCCCG ttgaAACAAAGATTTTGTTAGATAGTTCAGTCTCTAGAGATTTGTCACCTAGCCTTTTTGTGAGGCCACCTGCAAATTTAGTAGTGCTCGAAGGTGACTGCTTAGATGGTGTAGGTGATGATGGGGAGCTAGAAGCATATCTG TTAGCAACAAACGATCTTTACCGTGATTTCATTCTCCTGGATTACTGTGATGCTGTTACTGTTGATAATTTTCTCGATTGTAAGAGTGGCAAAGGGCTCCATAATTTTTATGGAGGCAGCTATCTAACTTCTAAGGGTCGCAAGAGCTTTCAGTCTCCATCGAGAAGATCTGCAGGAACTGGCCAAAAGCTGTCAGTGGGGAAGAAACAGGATTTTAATCAATCACTTTGTGCTGATCACGGGTTTCAATCAAATGACGATCAAAAGGGCTCAACTGCCTATCATTTTCCTGGCGATGATGGAATTAGAGACGGCTATTCTGGATCTGAGGATTTGTTTGACTCAGACAATGATGTTGATCCATGGAAACATTTGGATCCTCATGAACCAGGGAATTTGATAGTTAAACCTTATAGAAAAG TGAAAATGAACAGAAGGCTAGGGGTCGGTTCTAGGAAACATCTTTCGGTGGCTACAGAATTCCCTCTTGCGAAACTTCACGGCCCTATTGGTCCAGAGCTAGCTGAAATATGGGAGGCAAAATTTCATGCCTCAGAGATGCACGGTGAATCACAACCTTCATCACTGTATGAAAAG CTGCGCCAATCACTTGTTATCGGGGACAAGAAAAAGGACAATTCCTCCTATGATCCTGAAGATCTCAATGAAGACATTGGATATGATAGTGGGGATCCAGATTCTGGGCCACCAGATATTGGCATATCAGATAGTGTCTTCAACAATAAAGATTTCCCATCACAGCAGGAAAAG CATGATTTTGGTGGTCACCACTTTGGGATGGAAAATGAATATGATGGTGCTGATGCTCATACAAGCCTTGAAGATCTTTGTCGGACTCACTTG GATTCTCTTCTAGCTAGTCTTTCTGAAAGTGAGAAGCAAACTGAACTGGCTAGCCGGGTTTCTACATGGAAACAAAGAATCGAAAAGAACTTGGAAGAGCAA GATGCACGCCCACCATTTGATATTCACAAGTACGGTGAAAGAATTCTAGATAAGCTCTCCATGGAACAAGATCATTCGAGTACCTCGTCTTTTGGAGATATAGTCGGGGGTCAAGAGAAGCATGATGTCGCTAGAACGTTTTCTGCCCTTCTGCAATTG GTGAACAATGGAGATGTTGATCTGGTGAAATGCAACACAAAAGGTTCGTCCACTTGTTACTCAGATGTGAATAGTTTCCATGTTAGGCGGCTTAGGAATGAGAGGAAAAGTGGAGTGAAGCTTCAGTCATCCAAAAGGAGAGCTAAAACTGCTTTAACAAAACGACGTGCCAAAATCATAAGCGAAGAGGAAAAGGAGAATCAGGTGGGAAAATCAGGTGGTGTGAAGTGCACTCCTGAAGGCAAGAAGAGTGGAGTGAAGCTTCAGTCATCCAAAAGGAGAGCTAAAACTCCTTTAACAAAACGACGTGCCAAAATCACAAGCGAGGAGGAAAAGGAGAATCAGGTGGGAAAATCAGGTGGTGTGAAGTGCACTCCTGAAGGCAAGAAGAGGCGAAAATCCGGCATCATGAGTATGCATTTTGCTGGGTGA
- the LOC140838655 gene encoding uncharacterized protein, translated as MAMRFLSLTSSSSGCERNWSQFEGIHTKKRNRLETSRLNDLVYVKFNANLMKKKSKREMGGDLLLSSQASEAQGWLVDDGDEDEVEPGSGLTWRMVAEASGADEVLHPRRSARNIPIRELDEDLHTSEEENEENVDFESDDERIMDVVDGAYVDDLED; from the exons ATGGCAATGAGATTTCTCTCTTTGACAAGTAGTTCATCGGGGTGTGAAAGAAATTGGAGTCAATTTGAAGGG ATACATACTAAGAAGAGGAATAGACTTGAGACATCAAGATTGAATGATCTTGTATATGTCAAATTCAATGCTAATCTTATGAAGAAGAAGAGTAAAAGAGAAATGGGTGGAGATTTGCTTCTATCCTCTCAAGCTAGTGAAGCTCAAGGTTGGCTTGTCGATGACGGTGATGAAGATGAGGTCGAGCCGGGTTCAGGACTTACTTGGAGAATGGTAGCGGAGGCCTCGGGAGCGGATGAAGTGCTACATCCAAGGAGGAGTGCAAGGAACATCCCCATTAGAGAACTTGACGAAGATTTACATACATCGGAGGAGGAGAATGAAGAAAATGTTGATTTTGAGTCCGATGATGAGAGGATCATGGATGTAGTAGATGGTGCATatgtagatgatttggaagattAG